ATATCTTGATTTAGTCATAACTACCTTTCTTGAGATATTCGATAACAGTAACGCTCCTCTCATTTTGCATATAATAGAGGCttacttcattttattttatcttttattataACTATGGTGTCTGAACCATCTtgcgcacctcgactaattccacaggAATACCTATTACCTCCTACCAACACAAGTGCTAGGTAACTCAATCTGACATGGCTtggaaaaatggaaaaaaatcagCTAGTATTTTTGCCTCCATTGGAATTTGAACCTCGGACTTCATGGttctcaacccacttcattgaccacaaCACAACACTCTCGGGTGCTCATTGTATTTAAGCTTTGCGTAACTAAACTCATTTTCTGACAAAAATTGGCCAACTAGCTTGCTAgataatataattgaaaaacaaatgaaaacacattacaaaacttaaaatatattattcccTTCGGGCCAATTTACGTGGTGGAGTTCGACTCAACGCGAAGTTTAAGAAAAGAACTTTTGGACTTATGGTCTTGAACCAACCATTAGATTTTTGTGACTATAAAAGCACAACATTAAgaataaattgaaaatttttaaatgaattatttCCAAATAAAAGGTATCATTCTTTTGGAATGGACTAATAAGAACAATGACATATAATATGTAATAGAGGGAGTATTAAAGAGTATTACAAATAATTTGTTAATAACTAGATAAGTAGTTTGAAAGatacatatgaaaaattaacagaaaatataattatctttttgtgcttcattattaaatattttatttctttagatTTTTCAAAGTAATGTTGTCCAAAGATAAAAGATGGTCAAACTAGGGAAAAGATAAGTTAGTTTACCGAAAAGTTCTAAATCATGTCTGCATGTTGTGTTCCACATAGAATCAGCATGAATGCCTACATATCCTGCCCATACACCTCAGGATGAGATGGAGAAAAACAAAGCAAGATAAGATAACTGCCTTATAAGAGAAGGCAATACATACAATCCAGACAAGCACATGAATTATAGATCCTACATGTCAGATTGAGATCTTTGAATGGCTATTTTCTCTTGCCTAATTAATTAAGCAGCACTCCATGGATGACCCACTCATGTTACTAAGGGGACAGGCAAGTGGTGGCTATGGATCATCACTACTGTGCAGTAATGTCATAAATTCGATTTTTTCATTTTGTCAAGTTTAACCATACGAGACTGGTAAAACTAACTTGAAATAAATTCGAAAGCATATGACGGCTAGCATAATAGTACAATGTGATTCTCAACAATGTCCCTCTAGAGAttaaaaactattatttttagtTGAAACAAATGCTTTATCATAAATAATTACCTACAAAATAATCAGTTAATTTTCATGGGAAATAAGTAAAGTCGATTAAGCCTAATTAAGATACTTTACTAGTTCTGACAAGATGACTTCAATATGTGAAAGTTTCTCTTACTTTGGCTCCACTTATAAAAGCAGGAAGCATCATAAAGCAAATCTGTCAACTCAAAAGTTAAAAAACACCACATGTGCACACAAATCTTGACAACAAAATGAGTCAGCATGAGATTAGTTTGCTGTAATTGACCAGACAGCTAAAAGAAGACATTTACAATACCTTTCAAGCAAGAGAAAAAGGCATCAAAAGaatttagaaaataaagaaCATGCACTGCATTTTGATTTTAgaatatttcaaatttcaatcaACAAAAAGATTATTAAAAACACTCCCATCTTCCTGCCAACCTTTTTCTTCTTgatacaaaagaaaattctaaaaCAGCATATGCATGACCTTTTTTGGTTATTTCTGATGACCCATAGCTGACTCATGTAACAATCAGTTAAGAGTTTAATCAACTCCTCTGCAAACACCTATATATAATGCTACAAGGAATGTTCTTAAAACATAAAccaaacttaaaatatttctcacataccttCACAATACAGCAATATTCCACCTCAAAATCAGAATCACAATGAAGAACTTGCTCCATGGAAATTTGGTGGGTATTCCCATGAGTTCAGCAGTATGCTCACTTGAAAGGCAGCCAAAAAGACTACTTGCCCTATCTGCTTGTGAAGACCACATCGTTTCATATGCAACTTCAACGAACTTAACTCAAATAAAACAAAGTGAGTATTTCCCTGGTCTCTTCATAAAGAATAAACTTGATCTGACCCTTGAATGTAGagatcataaaaataaaaatatccttGAATATGCAGGAAAATATGTCATTGGTAAGATGAACAAATTGGGAGCAAGGATAGATTGTCTTGTACAAAGCATCCGTGAGCATGGTAAGCACTTAAATTCTCCATAAAAgacttcaaaataattattgaaacTATTACTAAGATAATATTTTGTTTGAGTTGAAaaataagtatttgaagttgaaaaggagtatttgggaattgaaattGTGTCCGGACATGAGTTCTGTttgggaaaaaaaaagtttgtaAGCGAAAACAATTATCTCACTCGAAAATGCTACtcagacaagtaaattcaatattACACCTGTCTTTCAAATGCTAAAATGTTCAAATACTGATGGACAAACTTCACCTTCAGTATTTGCAAGTGATGTCCTGGCCAAACAGTAGTGTAAATCTAAAGAACACAGAGAAGTGAGTCATGAAGTACAAAATTCATGCAAGAAGCACATGTATACATGATAGAAAGCATTGACTTTAACGTCCACTAATTGTGCAGTGAGCCTAAGCCCAAAATTAACAGAAACTTTAAAGGGAAAATTGAGCCTTGGAGCAAAAATTCTTCAAGTAGGAGGGTTGGAGAAAATATTCAAGCAGAAGTTTAGTGTTAGAGACGATGAAAAGCTAATGAAGGTTTCTCAATGCTATTTGTATACAACAGCTGGTCCAATGGCAGGCCTCCTCTTCATCTCTACTGCTAAGGTTGCTTTCTGCAGTGAGAGATCAATAAAGCTCTTATCTCCAACTGGAAAGTTGCTTAGAATCTACTATAAGGTACCACTCTGCtccttttttctttcaactcttaATTTCTAGCCACGTAAAGCATAATCTAATAGGCCGGTACACAATGGCAGGTATCGATCCCGATAAGTAAGATAATGAAAGTGAAAGAGagtgaaaatatgaaaaagcCATCACAGAAGTATATACAGTTAGTTACACAGGATGATTTTGAGTTCTGGTTTATGGGATTCCTCAATTATCAAAAGACTCTGAGATATCTGCAGCAGGCAATCTCAAGCTCAAGCAAGTTATGAAGAtgactttttttcctttttttcattttgttttccAATGAGCTCGTTCATCAATGTAAAACGCTCATGTAAAAACGAATTGAGAGATCTGTTGAAACTTGTAACAAGATCCATTTTGCTCAAAGGAGGCTTTAGGTTTAAGCTTCGTGCCTTATGAGTAAATGTGAATGTACAgactttaattttttatttttttgaaactggtaacTTATGTATAgacttatttatctttttttgagatagtaagagaTGCAAATGTATAGACTTATTGCAAAACTTATGCAAATAGATTGGTTTTTCTTATAGATTCATTTAGCTTTCTACTTGTCCTTAGAGTATACTTTATTATGACCCAAGTTATAGATATGACAACAAGAACCAGATACTAGTTATAGGATTGGCATTTTAGATTGTTTATATGCAAATTTAATACGGCATTCACAAGCTGTGCTGCcttaaagttttttttagtATGATATatagtttcttcaatttttaattttttttaaaactggtAATGTTGTATTCCTCAGCATTAAGATATATGCTGGAGACCTCCAAAAAGGTAGCAACAGGCTAAAACAAGAGATTAATTACAATAATCCTAAAAGATCTACTAACTGTTCAGCATTTTCTATACAATGTTCTTTACACCAAAAGCAGAAAGTTGCAATGCAGCTCCCTTTGATTTTCTGAATGTTGTTGAATCTATCTTCAAAGCTTCTTCCATTCCTTTCCCTCCAGATAGTCCACCAGATACAGTGTGGGATTATTCTCCACCACTTCTTTTGTGTCTTGCTTCCCCCTCTCCTAATCCAACAACTTAACAAGTCTGTTGTGTGCTCTGGCATTGACCATTTGGTCTCTGTTAAACTGAGGAACATAGTCCAAAGCTGAGATGTGACTTTACAATGGAGAAACAGATGGTTATTTGTCTCTCTAGCCTCACTGCATAACATGCATCTGGACACAATTGGCAATCCCTTTTTCTGTAGGATCTCATGAGTGAGGCAAGCTTTCCTGATTACAAACCAAGCAAAGCACTTAACTTTAGTAGCAGCCATACTTTCCCATACATGCTTCCAAGGTCCTGTTTTGTTCTCAGGCATCCTGGATACCTCTTTCCCATAAATTCTACTTACAGAGAACTTGCCATCCTTATCGTGTTTCCATTTAAAAGTGTCATCCTCTACAGTGGTGCCTTTGAAACCATCAATCATCTGCAATAGCTCCACAAACCTGCCTACTTCCCAGTCATTAAGATTCCTCCTGAAGAAGAAGTTCCATCCCTGAGAGGACCACCTATCAGCCACTGTAGCCTCAAGGTTAGTGCAAATATTGGCCAGATCAAGGAAATTATTTATCTTttggataaaataaaataagatataaAATCTGCAGTTGAAAATATGAAaccattttgagggatatttcCTGTATTTCAATGTTGTAATTCAATATGCTGAAGCCGGAACCACACTATATCAATTTAAGAATCTAAGTGATCATCATCATTTTTCTGGTCTTAGTTTCCTCACACCTTgagataagaaaaaaattacaattcaCACATTTGGAGCAACAAATTTCCTTTAAGGTTGTAGCCATTCTCACACTGGAATGCTGCCCATTCATGAATAGTGAACTGGTATCATCATCCAGAAGATGATGCACCAGCAATTTTTTTTGGGAACTAGTAACTTCATATATTTCTCACAAACAGTACATAGGTTGTACTGAAAACCATATTAACAAAATTTACTTCAAAATCCTGCGAAATCCTACCAAAATTGAATCTAGAACATCAATTATGGAGATAGTGtcatttgaatatatttgatTACACCAAAAACATAGTAACAAAAGGCAGTTAAGCTTAATCTTTTGCAAACTATTCTCTATGCTACCAAAACATCTAGCatcctttccttccaaattgtCCACCAGACACAAGCAGGGACAATTCTCCATTTATCTCTACTTTTTGCCTGCACACCAGCTTCCTCCCAGCTCTGGATTGCTTCAGTAATCTTTCCAGGCATAGTCCATGAGATGCCTCTGAGATTTAACAAAATCCTCCATAGCTGTACAGTGACTTTGCATGAAGAAATAGATGGTCAACTGTCTCACAGCATTTTCCCCACAAAAAAAAACACCTAGAACAAAGTGGTATCCTCTCCTCATCAGATTATCTTGGGTGAGAGTTGCTTCCTTGGCTAGCAACCAGATAAAGCAGGCTACTTTGTGTGGAATTTTGTTCTTTCAGATGCCTCTCCATGGCCAGTTGTTTATGCACTGTGGTGTTTGATTCATCCACCTGTAAGCACTACTTACTTTGAACTGACCCTTCGTATTACCTTTCCACCGTAAGGTATCTTGACCTACCTCCAGTCCATTAAACTGTTCGATGGTACGGAAGAAATTTGCAACATCTCCCCATCATTTAAATGCCTTCTAAAGTTGAAGCTCCATCCATGGGGTATCCAGAATTCTAAATTAGTCTTTTGTTGATGAGAAACTAATGTATAAATATCTGGGAACAGATTTTCCAATCTTCCTGCCTCATGTCATTCATCTTTCCAAAAATCAGTTTTAGCTCCGTTTACCACTTTAATCATAATGTTGGTTTTGAATTCACTCCATAGTGTTCTGATAGACCTCCATAAACTAACTCCAGTGTTCAGGAAAGCAAACGCTTCATCGCTTAAGCGATGCGAGCCAGTCATGCTTCGCAGACTAGAAGAGATGGAGGTGAAGAGAAGCGGTCGCTTCTAAGGCTGAAGCGTGACGATGCGCGAAGCACTGGAAGcgacacttaattttttttaagtctTAAAGGTCGATTAAAGGGGAAAAAAAGAGCCGCGACTTTTTATTTCAAGAGACCTAGTTTAGTTTGACTACTGGTCTGCTTCTCCTCTAGGGTTTTCACGCATCTTGagtttttaatttgaattttttcttatatatattgtctttatTAATTatggttttttttcttttaactcaCGCTTCACTTCAATGAAGCGAGCGCTTTGCTTCACGCTTTAAGCGTGAAGCAAGGCCTTGTCGCTTTTTTCTGCTTCACGCTTCCCTAAACACTGTTAACTCCATAAGGTGTCATTATTTCTTTGGTCATCCAGTGGTCTTCCTCATCGTACTTAACATTAATAACATTCCTCCCTAGAGTCTGGTTCTCATTGCTATACTTCCATAACCACTTCATTCTAAGGGCCTTGCCTTGGAATTTCAAGTTCTTGATACCTAATCCCCCTTGTCTTTTCCCAGTTATCACTTCTTCCCATTTGACCAGATTATAACCCTTCCTTTCATTGTTTCCTTGCTAGAAAAACTTCCTCCTCACCTTGTCCAATCTCTTAATAACCCCTGCTGGAATGGGGAAAACAGACATCATATAGGTTGGGAGTGAATCAAAGACCTAGTTGATGAGAGTTAGTCTGCCTCCCCTAGAGAGATACTAAGTCTTCCATCTTGCCAATTTCTTTTCACACCTTTCAATTACAATATTCCATGTTTCAGTTGATTGTGCTTTTGCTCCTAGTGGCATCCCTAGATAGATGGTGGGTAGATTCCCCAATTCCCCACCTAGGACTGCATTCAAAATCTCCATGGTTTGCACCTCATTAATAGGATATAGGAAACTTTTCCTCAAATTAATGTGCAACCCAGAAATCCCTTCAAAAAGCACCAAATCACCCTTGGGATCCTAAGTTGATCCTCTTCAGCATCACATAGTATGAGAGTATCATCAGCATATTGCAAGTGAGTTATCTCCAGATTCTTTTCTCCAATTCTGGCCACATCAAATCCTCTGAGCCACCCATTCATGTTTGTTGTTTTGATCATGCTATTAAGACCCTTCATAGCTATTAAGAAGAGAAAGGCTGACAAAGGATCTCCTTGTCTTAAACCCCTTTGTGCACGGAAAAACCTTGCTGGTAAGCCATTGATAAGCACTGGAAATCTCACAGTTAAGATGCAATATTTGACCCATTGTATCCACTTTTGACCAAAACCCATTCTTCTCATAGAATCCAATAGGTACTAATAGTTAACATGGTCATATGCCTTCTCCATGTCTAGCTTACACAAGATTCCAAGTTCTTTTTGCTAAAGTCTGGAGTCAACAACTTCATTAGCTACTAGCACAGCATCCATGATTCGTCTACCTTTGATTAAGGCCATTTGTTGTGGATCAATCAACTTGGCTACCACAACTTTCAACCTTTCTGTCAGTACTTTGGCAAATAACTTGTATATACTGCCTATCAAGCTAATCGGTCTAAAATCCCTCAACGCTTTGGCTCCTTTTTGCTTTGGAATGAGAGTTATGAAAGTGGCATTAAAACTTCTTTCAAACATTTCGTGTTCATGGAAATTTTGAAAGGCCACATGATGTCTTGCTTTAGTATCTCCCAAAATTTTAAGAAGAAAACCATTGTGAAGCCATCTGGGGCAGGTGCTTTGTCTGTTGCACACAGTTTTAGACATCTCAAAACTTCACTCTCCTCAAAACTCCCTTGTAACATCTCTTTTTCCTCATCTGTTAGTCTAGGGCAATTAGGAAACAGATAAGCCGATCTCCAGCTTGTGGTTTCAGAATATAAATTTTTCCAAGTGTTTAACTTCTATACAACAACATGCCTAGTATaatcccactaagtggggtttggggagggtagagtgtacgtagaccttaccactacttcGAGGAGGCAAagaggttgtttctgaaagaccatcggctcaagtgcatcaaacccacgtaaataaagaagaaaacagTGAAAAACATAGTCGAGAATAAGGAAAGCAGTGTAAAGTCTACAAGAAAGAAGCAATAATAATGGCGAAATATGAGATAATCTAAACACAATACACAACATATGGCAAGAACTACAAGGGTATGACTAGTACTATGATAGACACCAACGAGCCTTAACTTACGCACTCCAAGACAATACTCCActcctactagccttctaccctaatacacGACCTACACTCCTTATCTAGAGTCATGTCCTCAATAATATGAAGCTAcaccatgtcctgtctaatcacctctctccaatacttctttggtctacctctacctctccgGGTATCCTATAGAaccagcctctcacatctctTCACTGGCGCATCAACACACCTCCTttgcacatgcccaaaccatctgagtctcgcttccctcatcttgtccgCCCCAGAGGCCACTCCTAACTTTTTCCGGATAACCTCATTCCTGATTTTTTCGCTCTTAGTGTGCCCagacatccatctcaacatcctcctCTCCGCAACATGTATTTTCTAAACATGAGATTTCTTGATAGGCCAGCACTCCACTCCATACAGCAAAGCcgatctaaccaccactctgtaaaacttacctttaagtttaggtggcaccttcttgtcacacagAACTCCAGAGGCAagtctccatttcatccatgccACCCCAATGAGATAtatgacatcatcgtcaatatTCCCGCTACCCTGGAGTACGGACCCAAGATATTTAAAACTTCTATGCATAGTGTACAAGTTACAACTGTgaaaaaaatatggatttagtaaCCTAAAAAACAAGGCAAGTTACCTT
This sequence is a window from Solanum dulcamara chromosome 10, daSolDulc1.2, whole genome shotgun sequence. Protein-coding genes within it:
- the LOC129871675 gene encoding putative GEM-like protein 8; protein product: MKNLLHGNLVGIPMSSAVCSLERQPKRLLALSACEDHIVSYATSTNLTQIKQRKYVIGKMNKLGARIDCLVQSIREHVSLSPKLTETLKGKLSLGAKILQVGGLEKIFKQKFSVRDDEKLMKVSQCYLYTTAGPMAGLLFISTAKVAFCSERSIKLLSPTGKLLRIYYKVSIPISKIMKVKESENMKKPSQKYIQLVTQDDFEFWFMGFLNYQKTLRYLQQAISSSSKL
- the LOC129869915 gene encoding uncharacterized protein LOC129869915, whose amino-acid sequence is MGFGQKWIQWVKYCILTVRFPVLINGLPARFFRAQRGLRQGDPLSAFLFLIAMKGLNSMIKTTNMNGWLRGFDVARIGEKNLEITHLQYADDTLILCDAEEDQLRIPRLWRILLNLRGISWTMPGKITEAIQSWEEAGVQAKSRDKWRIVPACVWWTIWKERMLDVLINNFLDLANICTNLEATVADRWSSQGWNFFFRRNLNDWEVGRFVELLQMIDGFKGTTVEDDTFKWKHDKDGKFSVSRIYGKEVSRMPENKTGPWKHVWESMAATKVKCFAWFVIRKACLTHEILQKKGLPIVSRCMLCSEARETNNHLFLHCKVTSQLWTMFLSLTETKWSMPEHTTDLLSCWIRRGGSKTQKKWWRIIPHCIWWTIWRERNGRSFEDRFNNIQKIKGSCIATFCFWCKEHCIENAEQLVDLLGLL